One Glycine max cultivar Williams 82 chromosome 8, Glycine_max_v4.0, whole genome shotgun sequence genomic window, GTAACTGTCAAACAAAAtgtcatttaataaattaatgaagatctcctttttttcatattcttaggaatcaaattcaaatatcaCATAAAAAAGTTTAACTCACACACACTCCTCAACCAAATAAACTAAACCCTCTTGGTAGCACTCCTCTTTTGAGGATATACACAGGTTTCACGCAACAAGTTCatgttaaattttcaaaatgagAGAACCAATTTAACATACACTACTCAGCAATTTAGAGATGTTGATGATACTTTCTCCTTGTGTTATTTAACTTTTATCCATCCTACATGACCATGAATCAATCAACCCAAAAGTTAGTAAAGTAAAATTGAGATATATTTGATTACTCTGAAGTTCTCTCCCATCTAAGCGTAGCTTCCTTTGTTGTCTAATGAAATCAGACAAACCACCACCAGTAATGAAATCGGCCCCAATTACTTGGCACAATTTGAATTGTGGCAGCTAATCAAATTGACACCGATATCAATCTCAGCAAGCAGAAAGAACTCTACGTAAGCAGAAAAGATTGTTAGACGTCGACAACTCCCCAATGAGTTGAGTATCATTTACTAGCGAATAAGTTCAGAGCCAAGGTATTGAGTTAGCTACGCTATTGGATAATGAAATTTGCACCCTTAAAGAAGAAACAGTTCAGAGCCAAGGTATTGAGTTAGCTACGCTATTGGATAATGAAATTTGCACCCTTAAAGAAGAAACAGTTTATAATACGAGAATTTATGACACAAGTGTTTAACTAAGAATAAAGTACGAGAAGAGTGTGCCTACATTTTTACAGCAGTGATGACCAAGGCAGGAGGATTTCTTTGATGCAAAGAGTTGTGGGTACCATTAATGAAATCATGGAGATACCATGAAAATATAGAACTATTTGCTGATATACCTTTACCATGAAACTATGTTGAGTTCGTGCAGTAGTGGAATTTCAACAGTTAAACATAGCCGTTTTCCAGGCACAATTGGATTTTGTAGAAGCATTCACTTGGCCACAGACTCAAAATAATGTGCAACTTTATACAATTCCATGCGAGTCCAACCTAGTCTGAGCATAATATCTACCTTAGCAAGCGAAATTAACCCGATTATCCTATCGTTGGAACCATAAAATTGTACGAGTTTTAAGCCAAATCGCGAATTTGGCATCCTGTTGCTCTATCTAGGCAAACGGCTAACCACAGTActcatcaaaataaataaaataaaccactATGGGCAATTCATTTCAATTGTGCTCAATATCAAACTTTCACATTTCGTaccaatttaaaacaaaaatgtccTCGTAAAAATCACCAACATATAAAACCAAGCCACAAAATCTAGAGCATCAGGtaacaaaaagagaaacaaacgcATGCTGCCACACTCAACAGCTCTACAGGTCTTGAACACTCAAACCTGCAAACATGAAATGACTTGCATCAAATAATATTCGTATAACATAAAACATACGACTAGTGTTAAAAGTAACAGTAAAATTAACCAACCGGGAGGAAGAGATTGCTTCAACTTATCGGCTTTCTCAGGGTCAAAGACACAAAGCGTGTACAAGTACTTGGAGCATCGAACCTTAAACTTAACGACATCCCTGCTCCTCTTGATTTTCACCGACCTCGCATCCTTCCTCCGCGCCGTCAGAAGAAAATCCTTAATCTCGTGGATCTGCTTAGGCTGTTTTGTGTTGTAAAAACACACATAACATTATTCATCGGATTCCAGACACAGTCAAACATTGTATAAATCAAAGACAAGAAAACGAAATAGAAGCAATTACCATTGTGGTTTGCGAGTTGTGACTTGTGACGACGACGAAAGAACGAGCTTCCTTGGGCACTTCTTCAATATGTAGACGGTGGTGTCCCGATTTCTCTTACATAAACCCTAGTCGTATTCGGGTACCCGGTTTGGGCTGATCCCCGAGCCCAAACTATCGTGGCCCTCTTTCAATGGCCCAAATGTGATAAAgtaatttccttcttttttaaattttttagacaaaaaaaatatattcctcGCAGTCGCAGCGTTGGTATTGTCAATAAGGttgtgaaaaaaaatctaaatatataaaataaattcaatttaatccactttaaattcatttaaatggtctaatttcatattttgaattttaaatccaATCAAATGAATTGGATATGGATTTGATACACACTCCCACCCACGCCCACAACACACACATACgcccacacacacacatccaTCTTTTAACAACTCCTAATAGTAATTTGTTCTTATAAAGCTGGTCTCAAAGGATTGATTATTCTTTGTTCTATTTTGTGTTGCCTCCTTTGTTGAAGGTTAACcttctttaatatattaaaaatttatcaccCATAACATGTAATTCATTTAGTCAatgaaaatcaaagaagaaagagaTTTTGAGCAATAATTTCttgtcataaattaaaaaataatgctgATAgataaatggaaaaagaaaagaaatatgttatccactttgaaaaaaaagagatcttgaacattttgatatAAGTCATATATTATCCGTTATGACGGTTGACTTTAAACCTTTAATAAATGagggggaaaagaaaaaaaagattaagaatgagttagtgaaaaatatttaaagataaaattttaatttttaatttttttagaattatttttaataatttattgtgtGCGCGtacacatacacatatataGGAATGcatgatttttgaaaatttaatgatGCAATCATATACGTGTCCctcaacaaaatatatataatatcaattacttttttattaatggGCCTAATGCACAGGCCCAATTGGCCTTGCAATAAACACAACATTGGGTTCATCAAGAGGATAACTGAAATCCCTCTTTAACCTTGTTCCATtgcaaaagaaaagatttaGATGCGATAAATGAGTACTGCAAATGTTGATCATTAGATAATATTGGAATGATTAACATTATGAAAAAATGTGCATGACTTTTTTTAAGAGTGGTAACGTGactttaataagttttaagctTGATTATTTGTATATAATTGTATGACTcgaatgtttaatttttatttctcataataaaaaaaagtttatatgtaCATATATGATGAAAAGAGATTAAtttactctaattttttttataagatttctcACTTCAACTACTCTTTGTATAcattaaaatttactaatctaactattaaatattttgatattaattCAACAATCATACACactaaattttagataaatctAACATTTATAGTTGTATAATTAAATATCTTGATATTGATAATTTAATGATCATGATTCATGcacacttatttttaattatttaatcagaCTTTTATAGTTGCATAATCTTACAGTCAAtatttggttatatatatatatatatatatatatatatatatatatatatatatataaaatatattacatgttaaattaaatttatttaacaaagtatcaaacaattttaaaaatgtaataaaattccTAGACTTGTTCTACTCaaccaaaactataaatttaacATTGGATCAAGAAAATTTAATATGTACATAAAGTTTTTAAAGAGAATAATTTTACTAAGAGAGTAATTTGATACGTACCTtctttgtatatataaaatcaattatgGTGGAAACAGCTAACGACACATCCATGCACTTGTTATACAAGGTTGCCGTTTGCTACAACCTTTTGGATCATGTCGTGGGTGATAGAGAAATGCCATAAACCAGAGTACGCAAGAAAAATGGAAGAGAGAGATAAGAAAGTGATGAGATTTAAGATAGAGTGTAAGTTATGATCAACAATAAAGGTGGGCTAGGGTTGTTGGATTGCCAACCCTACCTTTTCTCATTGGTATTATTATGGTGGATAGTGTCCTTGTCACCATTCCATACCCAGAAATAAAAAGATCATAACAAATTAGGCAACCCCACAACATGCATCGAAAAATTGCTCAATTGAACCCACACTCATGTCCAACTTTATCCACCCAATCCCAGTGGATCGACAGCTATAATGCCACAGCTAAAAAGGACAACTCGTTTGCCCTAGTTCTTATGCAGGACAATTGCAAAAACCCTCGATTTGAGCTTTTTGACTGGCTATTTTTTAGTATCTGTAAGACTGTTTTAGAGTTACACTTTCCGTAACCGAATCATAATATCATAACTAAAGTttctgtaaaattaaaatttactttctaCGACTAATTACGGTTTAATtagtactttttttaaaaacaattacgGCTAAAAACTGTTCACAGTTTAAATTGATCATATGAATTATAAGATCGGCTGCATgcgttttataattttttaaacaacaaataattttgtatatatacatatacaaattttaaaatacttccctaaaataacaaaatatacaaaaatcgTTCCATTTTTACAGTATTAGAAACATATTCCTATATTATGACTTATTGTAAGAAACGAAAGAAGATAAATCATTGTATTCAGGGGCACCATGTCTCAAAATATTGGGATAGCTTAAGGTCACCTTCTAAAAAAGTATTAttgtagttttcttttcttttttaataaaataacattttacttacattatcttttaaaatttaattattatttttttgtttcactccctcggatattttttttctttagatgTGACGTACCCCAGGAATAATTGCTAACGCCATCCTAATAACTATTATTGCCATGCGATCCAACTATGACTTTTCCAacttaacaaattaaattaattaatgggtTCCTTCGTTTAGAGTGTGCTTgttaaaaaagaatatgaaagaataagaattaatgtttaaagaattaaaaacataaaaatggttAGTATTCTTCAGAAAGGACGTtttaaaaaagagttaaaaagttaattttgttttagtaaTAAAGTATAATTAGTTTTGATTTTCAAGTGTGAATACAGATGCGTAATATGTTCGTTTTTCTCTAAATGAAGTCTACTTACCATAATTGATTTTCAAGTGAGATTCGAAACCAAAGATGTTTGGCAAACATGAATGAGTACTGTCGGAGAGGATTCTATGTGCCgcaattgagtttttttatattcaacaaAATAGCAGCATGTCTGTTTTATATGCCTCATACCACAAACACAAGCTAGGAGAAAGGAGAAAAATGTGTCTTCATTGTATTCTGAATGTTTAAAGTAATCTCAGCCGTTTACTTAGTTTAAGATCGTGTACCAGGATGAGCTCAATCTCGTACAAAATCCATGCTAGGCTATTAGACTTCACTCCTTTAGTCCTTTTTAACTCAATAATTCACTTCCgttctttaaagtttaaacaaattaatacaTTTAGAAAAAGTTTTTGAGatctacttattattattattactgatTTTTATATAGACTTTTACAAAGTCACAAACCTAATGTGTAATtggttcaatttattttaataaaaataatcatttatttttgttaagttCTTACTAAATAAGTGATTATTTTCTCCCTAAAAGGAATTGATTATTTTCCTTCGAAAAAACTGCTCCAAACAGttgaaattttatcttaaatttgtaTACAACTTTCTCACCTGTCAAAGGTAATaatgccttccaaaaaaattttaaaaggatgaaaatattttttaaaaatttttaaggtgaattttatatttctattaatACACCTCGCGTAAAAGATGGCAATGCAAGAAAGTTTACACGGCCAGTAGCTGTTAAAGTATAAGGAATTGGGAGTTTGTTTATAAGTCCAACCACTACattcaatattataattatgaataatattTACTAACTAGCATATGAGACAACTTTCTCAAAATGGTGTCAATATGTGCATATCTCCTTTCTCCCCTGCCTCCTCCTTCGAGTTAAGCTATTACTTTGTGGAATTTGTACATGATATATTATCATAACCAAAACTATACTTTCTAGGTGAAAGATTTTATTGAGTTCAATTAGCACTGTTCCTGTCCCTCAAGCTTAGGTAATTGATTTTGAAGCCAGCCATGAGCCAACCACCATCATTAAGAAACAAATTAGTCAACCTCCCAAGAAAGGATACCTTAGTGGTGGCACGGAATTCGGATGCTTTTAGGTTTAAGGTTCCAAAtacatagtaataataatagtatGTGAAGGAATAAACAAGATCGAAATGGACAAATGTACAGCTTTCAATCTTTGCCATTCATGAAGCAAATCCATCACAAGTTAAAGTAAAAGGGTGCATGGCCAAAACCAGGAAGAATACAAAACAGACCACTTTCAAATTAATGGAAGCACAAAGTGATCTGTTCACCGTCCTTTTATGTTGAGACACATCACATGGTTTTGGTGTCCTCTTCATGTTCCAAGTGTCACATCAACCTTTCCCAAAATGCTTAGTTATCAAAAAGTTCAAGTCCTACAATGCAATTTCCTCAATCATCATCTACTTTATCTTCATGCATGAAAGACGCTTTACCAATGAAGTTCAATAATACTACCTTCAAATTGTCAAGTATACTCTTTGGTCAAATTCATGCCCCCAATGATCTTATAgccaagattaaaataaaagtaacaatatagatatagataggGAGACAGAGCTATCTTCACTCTTTATGCATTGAACTCCTAACAgatttagggtgtgtttggattTAAGTTAAACATGAGATGCACACAATTCTACGCAAATtcaatgtataaaaataaattaaaagtaagggTGATGATACTTCTGCAAACATACGTTTGTAACCTTCTAGCCAAACACacactaaataattaatatattgtaGATAGCACATTGCCAAGATGCCATATGTTTACATTGTTTATCTTAAGAATGGTCCTAGGCAGCAAGAAcaggaagacaaaaaaaaaaggcttaataAGTAGCCTATAAACTACAACTAGGCAGTACTTCCCACCATTTGACAAAGGGTGGAGAAGTAGGAGCAATAATACAAGAGAGAAGAGATTCATAGTATTTGATTGTCATATCATTCAGTAGTTTAAAGACCCCACAGTTGTTATCCCAGTGCTTAAATTTCTTGGGTCCTCACAGACACCGTTAGAGAGCCTCTGAATGGGGACCGAGTTAAGAAGCTCAAGTTCATTGTTGCCCATCTGCTGCACTTCCTGAGGGGAAAGTATCTTGATATACCCTACACTATTTACAAATTCCCTGTCACACCAAAGATATCGAATGAAAGATGTAAGAAAAGCCTGGTTATTCTGAAGTGGCATGAGATTTCatttagaaataaaaggaacaaagaataCTTACGGCCACGGGCCATCACCAAGGAGCAGAACGTCATTCTCTTGGTCAACGAATACAAGCTGCCAGCCTGATCTCACAGGGTCCTCCAACTCACCTTCAAGGCCAAACATACGAGCAAGCTCGCTGCGTAGCTCAGGGTAGCTGGTGAATTTAGTGATGTCCAAGGATCTTCCAAAGGACCCTGACTTGTAAACCTgtaaataaaaaagcaaaacatGAATGAATAAGCCAAATTTTATTGTGATCAATCACAACATAGTGatgagaaaaaattgaaatgctTATTTGAGAGACTGAAAGAGAATACTCCCACTGGATAAGCTCACCTTCACAAAGGTTTTGTTGGATGGGTTTCCTTGCCCCCCATTTTCTGGAGTTTGCAGGAAGCCCGTTTCACCAATATTGTGTGTCATTCCAGGATTCAATGAGGAATCAGGTCCTGTGGTGTTCAGGTAATTAGAAGATTGAAAAGGTATTGTGGGTGAGTCACTGTTGCTGCTAACTCCCTTAAGACTTGACATCCCATTATGCATTAGAAGTGACGAGGGCTCTATATTGACACCAAACAAAAGATGATTTTGTGGATCATTGCTTCCTTCTATTGTACACTCCCTACCAGGAAAGGCTGGCAATGCAATGCCATTTTGAGCCATGGTACTATGTGGCTGCCCTAACTGCTCCACTTGAGGCAGAACACATTGAGATGCTCCAGAAGAAAGGAGAGGATCCACCACAACACGCTTGGAGGGTGGCCATGCAGTCGAATGTTGAACAGGAACCCAAGAAGTGGATCTAGGAAGGCTGAGAAGGTGAGATGTGTCATCCTGAGGAAATGAATCCAATATACTATGCAGGGGAGAAACAATAGCAGTAGTCGTGGGGTTTCCATTTGAATCAGAAAAGCTTTGCTGATGGCCAAGTGAAGAGATAGCTTGCATGGGTGGTGATTGAGACTGAGCTGCTGAAACAAACTGAGACATTGTAGAGACAACACTTGAAATCTGTTGATGATCTACCACTTGTTGCTGTTGCAACTGCGGTTGTTGtggttgttgctgctgctgcggCAGAAGATGATGCTGATTCTGATTATTGAATGAGTGCTGATGCTGTAGATGCTGCTGAAAGTGTGTTTGAGTTTGAGCCTGAGATTGAGATGGAGACGGATGTGGATTTTCTTG contains:
- the LOC100805669 gene encoding 60S ribosomal protein L38; protein product: MPKQIHEIKDFLLTARRKDARSVKIKRSRDVVKFKVRCSKYLYTLCVFDPEKADKLKQSLPPGLSVQDL